In the genome of Croceimicrobium hydrocarbonivorans, one region contains:
- a CDS encoding IS1/IS1595 family N-terminal zinc-binding domain-containing protein: MEKRVCPNCGGEESTKSGVVKGRQRYRCKNCKYHFTVSRLGKKIDDYYVTKALQLYLEGLSYREIERILGVSHVSVINWVRQHKVKRPMNSNYHPTYRILTHDELLKFYQNADNLKGAGMVVTELGDKYMLIRWERFRD; encoded by the coding sequence ATGGAAAAGAGAGTTTGTCCAAATTGTGGCGGAGAAGAGTCCACTAAAAGTGGGGTCGTAAAAGGTCGACAACGCTACCGCTGTAAGAACTGCAAATACCATTTTACCGTTTCTCGATTAGGTAAAAAGATCGATGACTATTACGTTACCAAGGCCTTACAACTTTATTTAGAGGGTCTTTCCTACCGAGAGATTGAGCGCATTTTAGGCGTTTCTCATGTGAGTGTAATTAATTGGGTTCGGCAACATAAAGTGAAACGTCCCATGAATTCGAATTACCATCCTACCTACCGAATTTTAACCCATGATGAACTGCTTAAGTTTTACCAGAATGCTGATAATTTGAAAGGAGCAGGGATGGTAGTAACAGAATTGGGTGATAAATATATGCTCATACGCTGGGAGCGTTTCAGAGACTGA
- a CDS encoding DUF4212 domain-containing protein has translation MKDHTEAHKYWRENLKLLAILLSIWFLVSYGAGIIFVDFLNQFHIGGFPLGFWFAQQGSIVTFVILIFVYVRKMNKLDAKYGYTEE, from the coding sequence ATGAAAGATCACACCGAAGCGCATAAATACTGGCGCGAAAACCTCAAGCTCCTAGCTATACTATTAAGCATTTGGTTCCTGGTGTCCTATGGGGCCGGAATCATCTTCGTCGATTTCCTTAATCAGTTCCACATTGGCGGATTCCCGCTGGGATTCTGGTTTGCACAACAGGGATCCATTGTCACTTTCGTGATTTTGATCTTCGTCTACGTTCGGAAAATGAATAAGCTCGATGCCAAATACGGCTATACCGAGGAATAA
- a CDS encoding sodium:solute symporter family protein, giving the protein MDIQIMTYIIVGITFALYIGIAIWSRAGSTKEFYVAGGGVSPLANGLATAADWMSAASFISMAGIISTQGYDGSVYLMGWTGGYVLLALLLAPYLRKFGKFTVPDFIGDRYYSNTARTVAIVAALFVSFTYVAGQMRGVGVVFSRFLEVDVTTGVIIGMVIVLIYAVLGGMKGITYTQVAQYCVLIFAFMVPAFFISWMLTDNFIPQIGMGGKLADDTYLLDKLNQLNQELGFASYTDGSKSKVDVFFITAALMLGTAGLPHVIVRFFTVPKVRDARKSAGYALLFIAILYTTAPAISVFARTNLIQTVEGKSYSELPQWVSNWEQTHLLAWTDKNGDGKVQYRPGAAVTGKAPEFSNEVGEQGNLIVSNPDNSNDNELFVDRDIIVLANPEIANLPVWVIALVAAGGLAAALSTAAGLLLVISTSISHDLLKKQWMPDISERGELLSARFSAFIAVCVAGYFGINPPDYVAAVVALAFGLAAASFFPAIILGIFMKKMNKEGAVAGMIAGLGLMIFYILKFKFGVFDGGMSATAGLKESWWFGISPEGFGTIAMLFNLAVSLIVMRFTPETPEDVQELVEDIRIPSGAGDAHAH; this is encoded by the coding sequence ATGGATATTCAAATTATGACCTACATCATCGTAGGGATCACTTTTGCCTTGTATATCGGTATTGCGATTTGGAGTCGCGCCGGTTCTACCAAAGAATTTTATGTTGCCGGTGGTGGAGTTTCACCTCTGGCTAACGGTTTGGCCACCGCGGCCGACTGGATGAGTGCGGCCTCCTTTATTTCCATGGCCGGTATTATCTCAACCCAGGGCTATGATGGCTCGGTTTACCTGATGGGATGGACCGGAGGATATGTGCTTCTGGCCTTACTGCTGGCACCCTATCTCCGGAAATTTGGAAAGTTTACCGTGCCCGATTTTATTGGCGACCGTTATTACAGTAATACTGCTCGTACCGTAGCTATCGTCGCAGCGCTCTTCGTGTCCTTTACCTATGTAGCCGGACAGATGCGTGGAGTAGGGGTGGTGTTCTCACGCTTCCTCGAAGTAGACGTAACTACCGGTGTAATCATCGGAATGGTAATCGTACTGATCTACGCTGTACTCGGTGGTATGAAAGGGATTACCTATACTCAGGTGGCTCAGTACTGTGTATTGATTTTCGCCTTTATGGTGCCTGCCTTCTTTATCTCTTGGATGTTGACCGATAACTTCATTCCTCAAATTGGAATGGGGGGTAAACTCGCGGATGATACTTATCTGCTGGATAAGCTCAATCAGCTCAACCAAGAACTGGGATTTGCCTCCTATACCGATGGCTCTAAGAGCAAGGTAGATGTATTCTTCATCACCGCAGCCCTTATGCTGGGAACGGCAGGATTACCCCACGTAATTGTACGTTTCTTTACTGTGCCTAAGGTGCGTGATGCCCGTAAATCGGCTGGATATGCCTTATTATTCATTGCCATCCTTTACACTACTGCTCCTGCAATTTCAGTATTTGCGCGTACCAATTTGATTCAAACCGTTGAAGGTAAATCCTATTCAGAATTACCACAGTGGGTTTCCAACTGGGAACAAACTCACTTATTGGCCTGGACCGATAAAAACGGAGATGGAAAAGTTCAATACCGTCCTGGTGCCGCAGTTACAGGCAAGGCTCCTGAGTTTTCCAATGAAGTAGGTGAGCAAGGAAACTTGATTGTAAGCAATCCCGATAACAGCAATGATAATGAGTTATTCGTGGATCGTGATATCATCGTATTGGCCAATCCGGAAATCGCCAACCTTCCCGTATGGGTAATTGCCTTAGTGGCGGCCGGTGGTTTAGCTGCGGCTCTTTCTACTGCTGCTGGTTTATTATTGGTAATTTCTACTTCTATTTCTCACGATTTATTGAAGAAGCAATGGATGCCCGATATCTCTGAGCGCGGTGAATTACTTTCTGCTCGTTTCTCCGCCTTCATCGCAGTTTGTGTGGCTGGATATTTCGGAATCAATCCTCCCGATTATGTAGCGGCAGTGGTGGCGCTGGCCTTTGGATTGGCAGCGGCTTCCTTCTTCCCGGCTATCATTCTGGGAATCTTTATGAAGAAGATGAACAAAGAAGGGGCTGTGGCTGGAATGATCGCCGGCTTAGGCTTAATGATATTTTATATTCTTAAATTTAAGTTCGGAGTATTCGACGGCGGCATGTCGGCAACCGCAGGCTTGAAAGAAAGCTGGTGGTTCGGTATTAGTCCTGAAGGATTTGGAACTATTGCCATGTTGTTTAACCTGGCGGTGAGTTTAATCGTGATGCGATTTACCCCTGAAACCCCAGAAGATGTTCAGGAGTTGGTGGAAGATATTCGTATCCCATCCGGAGCAGGAGATGCTCATGCACACTAA